In Ahaetulla prasina isolate Xishuangbanna chromosome 10, ASM2864084v1, whole genome shotgun sequence, the genomic window TTGGCTTCCCAGGACAGCACTGAAAGAAAGGGCAACACactgcaaatgaaaaaaaaagtcagcagGTGCTGAAACCGGAAGCCTCCTTGATTACCTCCTGCACTCTCCAATCAGCTCTGGTTGGTACTGGGGGGATGAGGGTTGCCTGGAGTAACCCTGGACAGCAGTGAGCCAGccttgcccacccctcccctcgaaAGTCTGTGAGCCCCAGGAAAGGAATTCAACAGCCAGGAGACGAGGAGAGCCTGTGGAAATGCTGGGGTGCAAAGGGATGCCTGCTTGGCTGGCCTGTTTACAGTAGTAACAGACTAttgtagctctgggttgaaatgaggaattcttggtactctctgagcttggttgttttcttgcaagcatttcattacccaacttggtaccatcatcagtgctagtctgaTGTTAATGctacactagcactgatgatgttacctagttgggtaatgaaacgtctgtagaaaaaccaccaagctcagaaccaCAGACCCCTCTAGACACTGGTAGGTTGCCTCCCCTCTGATTTGTGGCCAGTCCTTTTGGGGCGGGGTGAGTCACCCCTTGGTTATAGGGCATCTGGCCTAGCTCTTTATGGGAAGAGCTGGTGGCATTTCTGGCACACACCACCTCTCTGCAACTGTTCTGGGTTCTCAGTTGCTGCTGCCCTCCTTTCCCATGCTTTGTCTATCGGAGTTTTTCACATTGCCCTTGGATTCCTGTTAATGGGAAAGTCTTTGGCTTCCTTGCCACCTGGAGCCCACCTTGGGAAAAGGGTCACTGAGCAGTTCTGTGGAGTTTGGAGACCAGTGGAATGCCAGTTGGGCAAAGTAGGCCATGGCCAGTTGTTGGGCTCCACCATGGCAAGAAGCTGCCCGtgtaaagttagaacaattaataagtggaacgacttgcctgcagaagttgtgaatgctccaacactggaaatttgtaagaaaatgttggataaccatctgactgagatggtgtagggtttcctgcctgggcagggggttggactagaaggcctccaaggtcccttccaactctgttgttatgttatgttatgttaaactgGGGCCCAGAGGGGGCGATCAGAGGAAGCCCTTGGGCTTAGCCAGGCCTTCACCAGAGTTGACTCTTCAGGCAAGCTCTGGCTTCTGTTGCTGGTGTGTTGGTGGGGAGGGGCAATCTTTGTGGACCACCGAAGGAGCTACAGAATGGGGGGTAAGGCTGAGAACTGCCCCATCTGGGCTCCTGGGCACTTCTGCTGGAGCAGCCGGTCCAAATCAGACCTATTACGGAGTTGTGCTTCCTGCAGTCCGAGAGGTAAGTTGCTGCATCTGGAGGGAGCATAGCCCTTCAAGCCGGGAAGAGCTGCCCCTCTgcctcgcccccctcccctctgctCTGTGGGTCTTCCTGGGTCAGTTCCTTTGGAGGAGAAACCCCAGAGAAGCTGCTCTTGGAGAGGCACATCTGATCGCCTCAAACACGTGGAATGGAAGGGGAGGATAAGCAGCTGGTTGGGCcgtgaaggctggaggaaagtgcccCTGCCCCAGCCCCACATAGCTGCTCCCCACTTCCCACCTGCTGGAGATTAGCTTGGTGCCCCATAATCTTCTCTTGAGATGGTTGCTCTCATTTCTGCTTCTATCTTGAAGTTTATTTGGTTCTTTTAGAGCAGAGATGGTCTATGCGAGAATCATTATTATGGTAGTTAAACAGCCAGGCAGATGTTGAGACAGGACAGCCGCTTCCTCTCCACTGCCCCCTTTCAGTTTCCTCCCTCTTCTTGGGCGCGCGGTCTCCCTCCAGCCTCCCTTCTGCGGCATCAGGTGTTCCAAGCTTTATTCCCAAACAGGGGCAGGTTGGTTGGAGAGAGGCAGCTGAGCTGGAGCTGCCCCCAGGCTCCTCCCAGTCAGGGCGTAGACACAGCTGACTGGACAAATGACTGGGTGACCAAGCTTTCAGCTCTCGGAGCCAAGACGGAGCCAAGACGGAGCCTTCAGCAAAGATGTCAGTTCCATCTTCAGTGAATTTCACCCATCAAGCAGAACGATGATGGGGTGGTGGTAGAGGGCACTCTTCCAGCAGCCAACTTTTTCCCAGAGGAAGGCCTGGGGTTGCAGCAGAGCGCCTTACCCAGATTCACACTGGCAGAAGCCGGAGCGTGTTCATGGCTGCCAGCCAATGTCAGCCCTCTCTTTCGCAGACCCTGGAGACGCAGGTGGAGGAGTGGTCCAAGGAGGTGGGGGAGCTGCAGGCCCAGGTTGCTGCTCTGCCGCTGGAGACGGCTGGTCAGGAGATGGTGGATGACAGGCAGAATGTGGTGGGGGCACGGATCGTGCGCCTCATTGAGCCCCTCCGTGAACGCCGAAGGATCCTGCTGGCCTCCAAAGAGCTGCACCAAATCAGCCACGATCTGGAGGACGAGCTGGTAGGTGCTGGGTAGAGGTGGCAGCCAGATTGGCTTCAGGAAGGCTGATGGGGGTTTGGAGTCAGCCATCTGGGGCACCGGGCCATGCAGGACTCTTCTCTCCAGTTACAGAAATCCATAAAATGCTGGGttttttctgccccccccccagccagaAAAAGCAGCATGAAGCTCCCCAGCCAAATGACAGTCAAGAGAACTGATGCGTAGAGTAAGCTGCACTGTCTCCACACTAGAGCCCTTAGTATCAACTGGCCCCATGGGTCATATTGCTTTCAGCAGCCTGGCCCTGTTTTTGCCCTTGCTTTCCCTCTAGGTCTGGGTGCAGGACCACCTACCACTGGCGATGCTGAAAGACCGGGGGAGCAACCTGCAAAGCGTTCAGCAGCTGATCAAGAAGAACCAGGTGAGAAGGAGACGAGGGCGCTGGTCCCAAACTTTGCGGGCAGACCTGCCCAAAGAGGGGTCTTGGCCAAGAGACCGCTTGGCTCTGAAGCCAGCCCGGATGGTGGCATTGCTTCAGAAAGCTGCGCTGGCAGAGCTGAGCCTCTGAGTCCCAGCCCAGAGCCCCTTCTCCCACAGCCTAAATGGAGAGTCAGTTGGTAGTTGCAAAGGATGGTCCTTCACCCTGCCTCCCCATCCCTGGGGCTGGACCTGGCAGCCAAGCTCCATTCTGGCTGGAGGCTAAAAATCAGCTACCCCCAACTCTCTGTCTCTGACACCAGAACCTGCACCGTGAGATCCAGGTGCACAAACCTCGAGTAGATGAGGTGCTGGTGCGAGCTGGCGGCATCGCCTCCATCCAGAGCCCCGAGGTAGACACAGTGCGGCTGCTCTGGGAGAAACTCTCTGAGCTTTGGGGCACCCTGCAAGAGGAGACGGAGCAGCGGCAGCAGCTGCTGGACGCCACCTACCAAGTGGAGCAGTACTTCTTCGATGTGGGGGAGGTAGAAGCCTGGCTGAGCGAACAGGAACTCTTCATGATGAACGACGAGAAGGGCAAGGTGAGCCTCCCCTCTGCCCTGCGCAAGGGAAGTGGTTAACCAGCCAGTGGAGGGGGTCTGCTGGCTGGGGAGCAGCTCCCTTTCCCAGGCTTTTCCCAGGAGCCCTTGAACAGTCAAAGCCGCCCCTCTCTTCAGACTGCTCTGGGGATCCTGCGCAGGCCTGGTCCTTCTGGCTGGCCGAAAGAGAGGCACTTGGGGAAAGCAGCCTTCTCCAGCTGTGGGTCTGAGGCCACCCACTTGTGGGAGGGACCACCAGGGCAAATAGGGATTAAGTGAGGGGCCTTCCCACGCTCTCATCCCTGGAACCTTTTTTCTAGGATGAGCAGAGCACGCTGCAGCTGTTGAAGAAGCACCTGATGACCGAACAGACAGTGGAGAACTATGCAGAGACCATCGCCCAGCTGTCGCGTCAATGCCGGTCCCTGCTAGAGCTGGGCCATGCAGACAGGTGGGGCCCTGACCTTCCCGCCCCTTGCCTATCCCCCTTACCAGCCACACTGACCAGCTTGTGTCCTTGCCAGCGAGCAGGTCAGCAGGAGGCAGTCCCAGGTGGACCGGCTCTACGTGTCCCTGAAGGACCTGGTGGAGGAGCGTAAGGCTAGCCTGGAGCAACAGTATTGGCTTTACCAACTGCACCGTGAGGTGGACGAGATGGAGCACTGGATTGCTGAGAAGGAGGTGGTGGCTGGCTCACCTGAGCTGGGGCAGGACTATGAACACGTGACTGTGAGAAAGGGCAAAGAGCCAAGGGCCCGGAAGTGGGAGGGGGACCCTGCATGGGGGATAGCAGGCCCACCAAAAGCTGGCTTCTTGTGAGCTGCTCGGTGAGGCCGCAACGTGCTTTGCCCTTGCCTAGGAAATCCTCTCAAGCCTTGTGCTGGTTCCAGAGCCAAAGAGGGGCAGAGAAAggcaaggaaaagaaaatggcaaaaacGGCATGTCCAGAATGAAGAAAGCAAGGAGGGTTTTGGCTGCTGTTGCGTAGGACACACCAGTACAATCTGCATAGCTCTCTCTTTGTTTTGCACAGTTGCTGCAGGAGAAGTTCACCGAGTTTGCCAGCGAGACTGGCACTATTGGCAATGAGCGGATCTTGGCCATCAACCAGATGGTGGATGAGTTGATTGAGTATGGGCACATGGATGCTGCCACTATTGCCGAGTGGAAGGATGGGGTGAACGAGGCCTGGGCAGACTTGCTGGAGCTGATGGAGACCAGGGCACAGATGCTGGCTGCCTCCCATGAGCTGCACAAGTTCTTCAACGACTGCAAGGATGTCCTCTCCCAAATTGAGGAGAAGAAGCAGCGCCTGCCCGCAATTGCAGCCCGGGAATGCAAGACCTCGGCTGGGACTCTGCAAAGGATGCTCAAGTCCTTTGAGCATGACATCCAGGTGCTGGTGGCCCAGGTGAGTGGGGAGGGCACAGAGCTCAGGGAACACTCACCCCGGGAACAAGCAAGCTCCCAGGTAGGATCATATCTTCCTGTTCTGGGGGCGGGGACGGATGGATGGCAGGTACGGCAGCTGCAGGAGGTGGCAGCCCAACTGCAGACGGTGTATGCGGGTGAGAATGCTGACGCCATCGCCACCAAGGAGCAGGAGGTGATGCGTTCCTGGAAAGAGTTGCTGAGCTCGTGTGAAGATTGCCGGCTGCAGGTCACCACCACGGCCGATAAGATCCGTTTCCTGAACTTAGTGCGAGACCACATTTCCTGGATGGATATCCTCCTCTGCCAGATTGGTGCTGGCGAGAAGCCCAGGTACTGCCAAGGGCAGGGAGAGTAGCCCCGGCCTGCCCTCAGAGGGAGTGGCGCCGGCTCCTCATGGCCCTTCCGCTCTCCCCACGCCATCTCTGTGCGCAGGGACGCGTCCACCGTAGAGGTGCTGATGAACGACCATCAAGGCCTGAAGGGAGAAATTGAGGCTCGCAGCAAGTCCATTTCCGCCTGCGTCGATCTGGGCAAGACGCTAGTGCTGAACAGAAGCCCGGCCTCCGAGGAGGTGAGTCTCAGGGCCCATCGCAGGGCCAGCAGACGGGTGGGCCCACTGTGTGTGGGGGACAGGCGACACCCCAGATGTGGCACCTGGAGTGCTTGGGGGATTTAGCATATAGGGGCTCACTTGGTTGCTGAGGTTTGTCAGAGGTTTTCCTCAAGTCCATCGCTGAATGTAGGTCTTAATCTGcacaaggaaactgcagggaggAAACAACAGGCGGGGGGGGCGGATCAGCTACCCTGGACTTGCTGAGGTTGTGTGGGGGGATCCAAGCCCATTCTGTGTcaggtgggaggggggaagatgTTGTGTGGCCTTCTCCTTCCAGAGCCTCCCACAAAGCGAGAAGTGGGGGGGAGCGAGAACCGTTGCTGATGCAGCTCCCCTGGCCGGAGCCAGGAGCCAAAGAGGGATTCCTCTGCGCATGAGCAAACTGCCTTTGCTCTGATGATTTCAGCGGGAAGCACGTGTGAGAGGAGGTGCCTCCAGGACTGTTACGGACAGCACAGTACAGCCCTTCCGAGGGCAGCAAGCGGGCCAGGGAGGAGGGCAGCTCTGTTTGCTCGccagtctttgggtttccagcctTTGCCTGGCCTAACACCAGAGAGAGCCGAACTACCCCTGGGTCTGGGGGCAGAGGGGCCTATGGCGAGTGCCCGGCTTAAGGCACTGAGCAAAGGCAAAGCTTTCCAAGATGGTGGCGGGGATCCTGGAAGGTTCAAATTTgcgcccctctccccctcccagcCAGGATTCTCTTGCTTGCAATGCAGATCAAGCTCCACCTGGAGAAGCTGATGACCAAGAAGAAGGAGATGGTGGACAAGTGGGATCAGCATTGGGAGTGGCTGCAGCAAAGTGAGTCCTCTTGTCCCGCCCCTCTTCCCAGCGGTAAAGGCCAAGGAGAGAGTCGGGCTGTGGGACCACCAGAGGAGCAGCAGCTTGGAGGGCAGCAGTAGGCGTCCTCATGCTCGGTGGCCGCCTCTGGAGTGATGCTTGCccagctagagagagagagagggaggggagaggaagggagggagggagagagagatagagtgAGCTCAGCAGGCTGGCCCCTGCTGGATCCTGGGTTGGGCATTGCTCTGCTGCCCTGCCTCTGGACTTCCTGAGGTTGGGCATGTCCAGAGAGCCTTTGTTGAGGACTGTTCCTCCCTCCTTGGCAGTGCTGGAGGTGCACCAGTTTGCCCAGGTGGCCGTTGTGGCAGATGCCTGGCTGACCGCCCAGGAGCCCCTGCTGAGGAGCCGGGAGCTTGGCAACAGCGTGGATGAGGTGGAACAGCTCATCCGGCGCCATGAAGCCTTCCGGAAAGCCGCTGCCGCTTGGGAGGAGCGCTTCAGCTCCCTGAGACGTCTCACCACCGTAGGAGCCCAGACTAAGGCCCCTCGCCCTGGGAGGTGGGCTCAGTGTGGTGAGTGCACAAGACACTTACTGGCCTTTCTTTTGTCTTCGTTGCCCCTTAGATTGAGAAACTGAAGGCCGAGCAGAGCAAGCAGCCCCCCACTCCTCTTTTGGGCCGAAAGATCTTCCCAGACCCTGCTGAGCTGAGCAACAAGAGTGCCTCCCTCCTGTGCCAGCCGCTCTTCGAGAAGGCCCACGCACTGCTCAACGGACTGGAGTCAGAGCCCACTGAGGCCAAGATGGCCTACGTCCGGCAGGAGCTGAAACCGGAGCGGCTGCAGCCCAAGATTGACCACCTGCAAGAGAGCCTGGGGGCTGCAGGGGAAGCCAAAGCCCAGGAGAAAGCAggagaggccatcgcagctgtgGAGGAAGCTCTCAGAGTGGGCACCTTGAGCCGAGCTCCAGGGTCCTTTCTAGAACAGGGAGAGGCCAAGGTAAGCCGGTCAGATAGGCACCGGGAGCGCCAGGAGCCCCGACGCCAACTGGAACGGCACGAGTCCACCGAGCAGGATGCAGCCTGGCACGAGCCAGCCGAGCGCAAAAAGGAAAGACGAGACCGGAGGGCAGAGCGGCGGGAATCCAGCGAGCAGGAGGCTCCCCACATGGACCCCAAAGCAGGCGGGTAGGTGCTGGTGCCTCAGATGGCAGGCGTGAGAAGGGAAGCCACAGCTTGCCTCTTCCCATGTGCAGGACTTCCACCTGGGGACTCTGTGCCCAAGGGTTAGCCCTTCTTTGGCTGCAATTTCAGTCAGGAGAAAGGTTAGTCCGGCAATAAAAGAGGGATGAACTGGCAGCATTTCTGAGGTGGTGAGTCCTTTGGGCATTCAGAAAGAGAGCTGTGGCCAGGCCGAACTGGGACAGCCCCTCCTCCAAACGCCCACTTCCTCCTTGGCCATACAACTCTGCTAGGCTGCCCGCTGCCGGCTTCTGGCCTGATCCTCCCTGTCTTGCCCACAGCAAAGCCACTCTAGCTGACATTGTGGAGCAGCTTCAGGAGAAGGAATCGGGGGGGGTGGCCCCTGCCACGGTGAGTACCCTTCCTTTCCTGGCTGGAGGGGCCTGGGAGCCCCCAGCATGCAGTCCATgggcccctcctttttttttggcTGTCCGTGGGCCTTTCTCCCCTGTAGCCTCGGGAAAGAGAGTCTCCTGCCCGCCTTTCCAATGGACTCGATATGCTCCCGGAGAGGACGCCACGGCCAGACCGGCCCCGTGCCCGCGACAGACCCAAACCTCGGCGGAGGCCCCGTCCCAAAGATTCCAACGCGCCACCAGGTGAAGCTCGGCGTTCTCGCTCGGCCCCTGCCCAGAGCAGTGCCCCACCCCCGCCGCCCCCAACACATACCATCCAGCAGGAGGGCTACCTTTTCCGCAAGCTCGAGCTGGAAGGGCCAAACAAGAAAGCCGCCAACAGGTGAGGTGAGGGGAGGGCAGGGGGGCAACAAGACTGCTGCTTCAGGTGGGGGGGTAGCCCAGTTCTGCAGCCAAATCCTATGGAGCAACAGCTGGCAGCTGCCACTCAGTCAAGAGGGAGGCCTGGTTATGGGGCCAGAGCATTTGAGTGGGCAACTGGGCTGGGCAAGCTAGGAAGTGGGAGGAGTTCATCGTCCCCGGAACATGGAGTTCTGGAAAGGGCGTTTTCCTCTGAGCTGCTATGAGCGCACCTGAGTTTGGGGTCCTGTACTAAAACAGAGTGCTAGGATGTCACAACATCCTGATTTAAAGGAATTGTTGTTTAAATGGCCCAGATCCTAGCAAAGATTAGGGTCTGTGAAGGTATTGAGGGTGAAATTCCAAAAGAGGCAAGAGGCTTCCTCGGCTGGGCGCCAAATGTAGCCTCTCCTAACTAGGTTCACACAATGATagaaagtcccagaattcctcagtgaagcaatctaagaattctgggaactgaagtccccaCATTTGGAGAATGCAATCTCGGTGACTCTGTTCAAAATGCTTTGGGAATCTGAAGAAGCCATGAGAATGACAGCAGAGGTGAGAGACTTAGGGAGGGTGAAGGAGCAGAAGTATAAGCTGGGACCTTATTTGGAAGTGGAATTTCCATCCCTAActgaagcagttgttaagtgaaacatcatgTGGCTAGATAGCAATGGTGAGCTTGGTTGTTAGGTAAACAAGTTTTCTCCTGCCTCCTTCTCCGGCCTCCGCTTCAAATCCTCCCATGGCCAAGGTGAAGAGTCCCATTTTCTGccattccctccccttccccacagctgacctctcccccactccccagtCACCTAAAGCAAGACTAAGGTCTGTCCCTGGctggagggctctgcatgccccaCACATCCCTGTCCCACACAAATCGGCTCCTTGGCTGTCCTGCCCCAAGGAGGGAGCCATCCAGAGTGCTGCCCAGACCCCACCGGAATGGACCCCAAGCCCACCTGTGTTGAGTGAGAGGAGACTTCATGGGGGAGACTTGGCCTTCCCCAAATGCAAATGCCCTGGGACAGGATTGGAACTGATCTCCAATGGAAAGCAAGGGAGCTGCTGGGAAGATGGATGGATCCTGAGAGAGTTTCTCTCCCACCTTTCATTCTGACAGATCTTGGATTAACCTCTACTGCGTCCTCAGCAAAGGGGAGCTGGGCTTCTACAAGGACTCCAAGGGCCGGGAATCCGGGAGCACCCACAGCAATGAGCCTCTGCTGAGCCTGCAGACTGGAACCGCGGAGGTGGCCAACGactacaagaagaagaagaacgtgCTGAAGATCAAGTGAGCCTCCTCCCGGGGGGCGGGTGTGGGGCTGTCGGAGCCAAGGATGCAGGCCCCGTGGAGGGACAGGCAGGGTTGCCAGGAGGGGACCAAAGCTGCCCCCTGTTGATGGGATTCTCCCCTGCAGAACTAACGATGGGGTCGAATTCCTCCTGCAAGCCAAGGATGAGGTATGGTCTTTCTCCACCCACCCCCAGGGCATGGTGGGagccccccccacctctctcagACTTGTAAGGATTCTTCCCTCCTTAGGAGGACATGAAGACTTGGCTGACGGCTCTGAATTTGTCCATTGCGGAGCATGGGGAGATCACCCGCTGGGGCCAGGCGCTGCTCACCACATCCTCCACAGACGAAGGCCTCCCCAAGCGGGACACGGACAGAAGGGCCAGCACGTCTGGCAGGAAGAAATGAGACAGCTGCCCCCCACCCCTGGGGCTGGGaaggacaggcaggcaggcaggccggcCAACGTAATCTTGGTGTGTGGAGAAGACTCGGGTGTGGCTGAGGCGCTGCACAGCAGGAGCTCTGAGTCTGCCAAGGAGGGACCAGGGGTGGCCATGACTTGTCTATGAAGCAGATGCTGGACCTGTGTGGCTGGACAAAGAGCTTCTGCCTGCCCTATCTCTTCGAACTGCTAGGAGCTGAGAGGCGCCCTCAGCCTGGGGACAGAGTTTTGCTTCCCCATGAA contains:
- the SPTBN4 gene encoding spectrin beta chain, non-erythrocytic 4 isoform X6, which codes for MASEAPRDKDAPSGKQPSPAPKRWLRHRAFMAELAQNKEWLHKIEKEGQRLIQEKPELAETVRKKLGEIRQCWAELESATQVKAQQLLEATQADRIVQSYVELDKQLLHMESQLQMVDAGSDLASVNSNLKKLQTLETQVEEWSKEVGELQAQVAALPLETAGQEMVDDRQNVVGARIVRLIEPLRERRRILLASKELHQISHDLEDELVWVQDHLPLAMLKDRGSNLQSVQQLIKKNQNLHREIQVHKPRVDEVLVRAGGIASIQSPEVDTVRLLWEKLSELWGTLQEETEQRQQLLDATYQVEQYFFDVGEVEAWLSEQELFMMNDEKGKDEQSTLQLLKKHLMTEQTVENYAETIAQLSRQCRSLLELGHADSEQVSRRQSQVDRLYVSLKDLVEERKASLEQQYWLYQLHREVDEMEHWIAEKEVVAGSPELGQDYEHVTLLQEKFTEFASETGTIGNERILAINQMVDELIEYGHMDAATIAEWKDGVNEAWADLLELMETRAQMLAASHELHKFFNDCKDVLSQIEEKKQRLPAIAARECKTSAGTLQRMLKSFEHDIQVLVAQVRQLQEVAAQLQTVYAGENADAIATKEQEVMRSWKELLSSCEDCRLQVTTTADKIRFLNLVRDHISWMDILLCQIGAGEKPRDASTVEVLMNDHQGLKGEIEARSKSISACVDLGKTLVLNRSPASEEIKLHLEKLMTKKKEMVDKWDQHWEWLQQMLEVHQFAQVAVVADAWLTAQEPLLRSRELGNSVDEVEQLIRRHEAFRKAAAAWEERFSSLRRLTTIEKLKAEQSKQPPTPLLGRKIFPDPAELSNKSASLLCQPLFEKAHALLNGLESEPTEAKMAYVRQELKPERLQPKIDHLQESLGAAGEAKAQEKAGEAIAAVEEALRVGTLSRAPGSFLEQGEAKVSRSDRHRERQEPRRQLERHESTEQDAAWHEPAERKKERRDRRAERRESSEQEAPHMDPKAGGKATLADIVEQLQEKESGGVAPATPRERESPARLSNGLDMLPERTPRPDRPRARDRPKPRRRPRPKDSNAPPGEARRSRSAPAQSSAPPPPPPTHTIQQEGYLFRKLELEGPNKKAANRSWINLYCVLSKGELGFYKDSKGRESGSTHSNEPLLSLQTGTAEVANDYKKKKNVLKIKTNDGVEFLLQAKDEEDMKTWLTALNLSIAEHGEITRWGQALLTTSSTDEGLPKRDTDRRASTSGRKK